In one Carassius carassius chromosome 14, fCarCar2.1, whole genome shotgun sequence genomic region, the following are encoded:
- the LOC132157489 gene encoding gastrula zinc finger protein XlCGF57.1-like, with product MALIKEERGDMKIEETFRARQEDPEELTELMSLKEESDLLTDMEEKDQYEKHHGLITGDESFSCSQTENTSSGKIAHQKIGTRSYFACFHCGKSFSRHENLQVHLELHTGEESYTYPQCGKQDGRLQVHTRFHTGESPLTCQQCGNIFTQKGSLNRHMRIHIGGKPYTCFQCGKSFDQHGNLKVHMRVHTGESPFTCQQCGKSFSRKGNLNYHMRVHTGESPFTCQHCGISFTVKGSLTRHMRIHTGEKPYTCPQCGESFEQHGNLKVHMRIHTGEKPYTCPQCGKSFDQHWNLKVHMRVHTGEKPYKCTQCGKSFDRHGNFKAHVRVHTGEKPYTCTQCDKSFTQKGHLEVHMRIHTGEKPFTCQQCGKSFSQKEILDRHVNIHTGEDEFRSTWTS from the exons ATGGCATTAATTAAAGAGGAGCGTGGAGAcatgaagattgaagaaacatttAGAGCGAGACAAGAAGATCCCGAGGAACTAACAG AACTGATGTCATTGAAAGAGGAGAGTGACCTGCTGACTGATATGGAAGAGAAAGATCAATATGAGAAACATCATGGTTTGATAACTGGAGATGAATCTTTTAGTTGCTCACAGACTGAGAATACTTCCTCAGGAAAGATAGCTCATCAAAAGATAGGAACAAGAAGTTATTTTGCCTGCTTTCActgtgggaagagtttcagtcGACATGAAAACCTTCAGGTCCACCTAGAACTTCACACTGGAGAGGAGTCTTATACATACCCTCAATGTGGAAAACAAGATGGGAGACTTCAAGTCCACACAAGATTTCACACTGGAGAGAGCCCTTTGACCTGCCAACAATGTGGAAACATATTTACTCAAAAAGGAAGCCTTAACaggcacatgagaattcacattGGAGGGAAGCCTTACACGTGctttcagtgtggaaagagttttgatCAACATGGGAATCTTAAGgtccacatgagagttcacactggagagagtcCTTTCACCTGTCagcagtgtggaaaaagttttagCCGAAAAGGAAACCTTAATtatcacatgagagttcacactggtgAGAGTCCTTTCACCTGTCAACATTGTGGAATAAGTTTCACTGTAAAAGGAAGCCTTACCaggcacatgagaattcacactggagagaagccttacacatgcCCTCAGTGTGGAGAAAGTTTCGAACAGCATGGGAACCTTAAggtccacatgagaattcacaccggAGAAAAGCCCTACacatgccctcagtgtggaaagagtttcgatCAACACTGGaaccttaaagtccacatgagagttcacactggagagaagccttacaaatgcactcagtgtggaaagagtttcgatCGACATGGAAACTTTAAAGCCCATgtgagagttcatactggagagaagccttacacatgcACTCAGTGTGATAAGAGTTTCACTCAAAAAGGACACCTTGaagtccacatgagaattcacactggagagaagcctttcacctgccaacaatgtggaaaaagtttcaGCCAAAAAGAAATCCTTGACAGGCACGTGAATATTCACACTGGAGAGGATGAGTTTAGATCCACATGGACATCATAA